One segment of Panicum virgatum strain AP13 chromosome 1K, P.virgatum_v5, whole genome shotgun sequence DNA contains the following:
- the LOC120656623 gene encoding monosaccharide-sensing protein 2-like, with the protein MRGAVLVAIAAAIGNMLQGWDNATIAGAVLYIKREFHLESQPAMEGLVVATSLIGATVITTFSGPVSDSVGRRPMLIASSVLYFLAGLLMLWSPNVHVLLLSRLVDGFAIGLAVTLVPVYISETAPPEIRGLLNTLPQFTGSGGMFLAYCMVFAMTLAAQPEWRLMLGALSLLSLLYLLLTVWYLPESPRWLVSKGRMKEARAVLQMLRGRDDVAGEMALLVEGLGTAGDTVIEEYIVGPGPADDGGGEAGDSKVTLYGPERGMSWVAQPLPLGAGGQGSMLGSAIGVGLGSRQGSVLDHLRDPVVALLGSVHDLKAAAAAPAAEGGSSMLFSKSNLGSMLSFHDKAPPVDWDDEESGEQLAASDDEGVRAPLLDARSSMHEHETATTMGIGGGWQLAWKYAPESGGVVKRMYLHEEAGGGEGGVHAAALVSQSALHLHLHGTANQEEDEEHGPAPAHPAAAEQSSSWRELLMAPGVRHALVCGVTMQVLQQFSGINGVLYYTPQILKQAGVSVLLASLGLGADSTSILISGLTTLLMLPAIGVAMRLMDVSGRRSLLLWTLPVLIASLVLLVAASVVPMAAAAHAAVATGSVVVYLCCFVMGFGPIPNILCAEIFPTRVRGLCIAICSLAFWLGDIAVTYSLPVMLNWVGLTGVFGFYAVVCCLALGFVALRVPETKGLPLEVIIDFFNVGARVTLDDEIST; encoded by the exons ATGCGGGGCGCCGTGCtcgtcgccatcgccgcggcGATCGGCAACATGCTCCAGGGATGGGACAACGCCAccatcgccggcgccgtgcTGTACATCAAGCGCGAGTTCCACCTCGAGTCGCAGCCCGCCATGGAGGGCCTCGTGGTCGCCACCTCGCTGATCGGCGCCACCGTCATCACCACCTTCTCCGGCCCCGTCTCCGACTCCGTGGGCCGCCGCCCCATGCTCATCGCCTCGTCGGTGCTCTACTTTCTCGCCGGCCTCCTCATGCTGTGGTCGCCCAACGTGCACGTGCTCCTGCTGTCGCGCCTCGTGGACGGCTTCGCCATCGGCCTCGCCGTCACTCTCGTCCCCGTGTACATCTCCGAGACGGCGCCGCCCGAGATCCGGGGCCTGCTTAACACGCTGCCGCAGTTCACCGGCTCCGGCGGCATGTTCCTCGCCTACTGCATGGTGTTCGCCATGACGCTGGCGGCGCAGCCCGAGTGGCGGCTGATGCTCGGTGCCCTCTCGCTGCTCTCGCTGCTCTACCTGCTCCTCACCGTGTGGTACCTGCCCGAGTCGCCGCGCTGGCTCGTCAGCAAGGGCAGGATGAAGGAGGCCCGGGCCGTGCTCCAGATGCTCAGGGGCCGGGACGACGTGGCCGGGGAGATGGCGCTGCTCGTCGAGGGCCTGGGCACCGCCGGGGACACGGTCATCGAGGAGTACATCGTCGGGCCGGGGCCGGCCGATGATGGTGGTGGCGAGGCCGGCGACAGCAAGGTGACGCTGTACGGGCCCGAGCGCGGCATGTCGTGGGTGGCGCAGCCGCTGCCGCTGGGCGCCGGCGGGCAGGGCAGCATGCTGGGCAGCGCCATCGGGGTCGGGCTGGGCTCGCGGCAGGGCAGCGTGCTGGACCACCTCCGGGACCCCGTCGTGGCGCTCCTCGGCAGCGTGCACGAcctcaaggccgccgccgccgccccagctgCTGAGGGGGGCAGCAGCATGCTCTTCTCCAAGTCCAACCTCGGCAGCATGCTGAGCTTCCACGACAAGGCGCCGCCCGTGGACTGGGACGACGAGGAGAGCGGCGAGCAGCTGGCGGCGTCGGACGACGAGGGTGTCCGCGCGCCGCTGCTGGACGCCCGCAGCAGCATGCACGAGCACGAGACGGCGACGACGATGGGCATCGGCGGCGGGTGGCAACTGGCGTGGAAGTACGCGCCGGAGAGCGGCGGCGTGGTGAAGAGGATGTACCTGCAcgaggaggcgggcggcggcgagggcggtgtGCACGCGGCAGCGCTGGTGAGCCAGTCGGCGCTGCACCTGCACCTTCACGGCACGGCGAatcaggaggaggacgaggagcacgggccggcgccggcgcaccctgcggcggcggagcagagctcaaGCTGGCGCGAGCTCCTGATGGCGCCGGGCGTGCGGCACGCCCTGGTGTGCGGCGTCACAATGCAGGTCCTGCAGCAGTTCTCGGGCATCAACGGCGTGCTCTACTACACGCCGCAGATCCTGAAGCAGGCCGGCGTGAGCGTGCTCCTGGCCAGCCTGGGCCTCGGCGCCGACTCCACCTCCATCCTCATCAGCGGCCTGACGACGCTGCTGATGCTGCCGGCCATCGGCGTGGCGATGCGGCTCATGGACGTGTCGGGCCGGCGCAGCCTGCTGCTGTGGACGCTCCCGGTGCTGATCGCGTCGCTGGTGCTGCTGGTGGCGGCGAGCGTGgtgcccatggcggcggcggcgcacgcggcggtGGCCACGGGGAGCGTGGTGGTCTACCTGTGCTGCTTCGTCATGGGGTTCGGGCCCATCCCCAACATCCTGTGCGCGGAGATCTTCCCGACGCGGGTGCGCGGGCTGTGCATCGCCATCTGCTCGCTGGCCTTCTGGCTCGGCGACATCGCCGTCACCTACAGCCTGCCGGTGATGCTCAACTGGGTGGGGCTCACGGGGGTCTTCGGCTTCTACGCCGTCGTCTGCTGCCTGGCGCTGGGGTTCGTGGCGCTGCGCGTGCCGGAGACCAAGGGGCTGCCGCTCGAGGTCATCATCGACTTCTTCAACGTCGGAGCCAGAGTCACTT TAGATGATGAGATTAGCACTTGA
- the LOC120647274 gene encoding RING-H2 finger protein ATL80-like, translating to MRAPAKSLPRSRSAGNGPSPSPSPPPLLGDGHADAAGDSDTVVILASLLCALICVAGLALVARCTCRRRSSSGGAGGGGGNPSAAEARAPRGLKKAAIETLPTVSLQAASAAGEERECAICLVVLAEGDELRLLPVCGHGFHAACIDTWLGAHASCPSCRAAVLTCRRCGAAAAAT from the coding sequence ATGCGCGCTCCGGCGAAGAGCCTCCCCCGCTCCCGCTCAGCCGGCAACggcccatctccatctccatctcctcctcccctgcttgGTGATGGTcatgcagatgcagcaggggacTCGGACACGGTGGTGATCCTGGCGTCTCTCCTCTGCGCCCTCATCTGCGTGGCCGGGCTTGCCCTCGTCGCGCGGTGCACCTGCCGCAGACGCAGCAGCAgtggcggggccggcggcggcggcggcaacccaAGCGCCGCGGAGGCGCGGGCACCGAGGGGGCTGAAGAAGGCGGCAATCGAGACGCTGCCCACGGTGTCGTTGCAAGCAGCCTCAGCagcaggagaggagagggagtgcGCCATCTGCCTGGTGGTGCTGGCCGAGGGAGACGAGCTCCGGCTGCTGCCGGTCTGCGGCCACGGCTTCCATGCGGCCTGCATCGATACCTGGCTGGGCGCCCACGCCAGCTGCCCCTCCTGCCGTGCCGCCGTCCTCACCTGCCGGAGGTgcggggcggccgcggccgcaacCTAG
- the LOC120647253 gene encoding outer envelope pore protein 21, chloroplastic-like isoform X1, producing METSLRLRGAGGLRIHAKEKLPLGYNSLIQAHGEMDAGTAGAAAPSYLALFVRQFYPQLSANVGVGVHLHKGDGLTYNLRAKKALPFTSTGLLGLNLKARLLTDTEFKPKKRTGAVEFAWTILDLRKGQDVRLKLGYEFYDKVTKPLIIYAPVVVAQSSFMHNRLHVIQCMGAFQMGCLKINTNKSSVLESHSFSYIQN from the exons ATGGAGACCTCCCTGCGCctacgcggcgccggcggcctccgcatCCACGCCAAGGAGAAGCTTCCCCTCGGCTACAACTCCCTAATACAG GCTCATGGGGAGATGGACGCTGGCACCGCCGGAGCTGCTGCCCCAAGCTACCTTGCTCTCTTTGTCAGGCAATTCTACCCCCAG CTCTCAGCCAACGTCGGAGTTGGCGTCCACTTGCACAAAGGCGATGGCCTCACCTACAACCTTCGCGCCAAGAAGGCCCTCCCCTTCACATCCACTGGCTTGCTAGGACTCAACCTCAAGGCCCGCCTGCTTACCGACACCGAGTTCAAGCCG AAGAAGAGAACTGGGGCCGTCGAATTCGCCTGGACCATACTTGACTTGAGGAAAGGCCAAGATGTCAGGCTCAAACTTGGCTATGAATTCTATGACAAGGTAACCAAGCCACTCATCATTTATGCCCCGGTTGTGGTTGCACAATCATCTTTTATGCACAACAGACTACATGTAATACAATGCATGGGTGCATTCCAAATGGGGTGCTTAAAGATAAATACGAACAAATCCAGTGTTCTAGAGTCGCATAGTTTTAGTTACATTCAAAATTAG
- the LOC120656632 gene encoding callose synthase 3-like, with translation MASSSGGRRMAPGGDSSSASAAGRRILRTQTAGNLGESIFDSEVVPSSLVEIAPILRVANEVEASNPRVAYLCRFYAFEKAHRLDPTSSGRGVRQFKTALLQRLERENDPTLKGRVKQSDAREMQSFYQHYYKKYIQALQNAADKADRAQLTKAYQTAAVLFEVLKAVNVSQKIEVDQSILETHNQVEEKKKLYLPYNILPLDPDSANQAIMRYPEIQAAFHALRNTRGLPWPKEHDKKPDADLLGWLQAMFGFQKDNVSNQREHLILLLANVHIRQIPKPDQQPKLDDRALDAVMKKLFKNYKRWCKYLGRKSSLWLPTIQQEVQQRKLLYMGLYLLIWGEAANLRFMPECLCYIYHHMAFELYGMLAGNVSPTTGENVKPAYGGEEEAFLKKVVTPIYKVIEKEAERSKTIKSKHSHWRNYDDLNEYFWSRDCFRLGWPMRADADFFKTPNDVPRHLANGEFVFFPFGSYPSLRVAYIDEVEEPSQDRNKKIEKVYYSALVKAAVTKPDDPGQKLDQDIYRIKLPGNAMLGEGKPENQNHAIIFTRGEGLQTIDMNQEHYMEETLKMRNLLQEFLKKHDGVRYPSILGVREHIFTGSVSSLAWFMSNQETSFVTIGQRVLANPLRVRFHYGHPDIFDRLFHLTRGGVSKASKIINLSEDIFAGFNSTLREGNVTHHEYMQVGKGRDVGLNQISLFEAKIANGNGEQTLSRDVYRLGHRFDFFRMLSCYYTTIGFYFSTMITVWTVYVFLYGRLYLVLSGLDEALATGKRFIHNEPLQVALASQSFVQLGFLMALPMMMEIGLERGFRTALSDFVLMQLQLASVFFTFSLGTKTHYYGTTLLHGGAEYRPTGRGFVVFHAKFAENYRLYSRSHFVKGIELMILLIVYEIFGQSYRGAIAYIFITFSMWFMVVTWLFAPFLFNPSGFEWQKIVDDWTDWNKWISNRGGIGVPPEKSWESWWEKEQEPLRLSGKRGIVLEIVLALRFFIYQYGLVYHLNITKHTKSVLVYCLSWVVIFVILLVMKTVSVGRRRFSAEFQLVFRLIKGLIFITFISIIIILIAIPHMTVQDIFVCILAFMPTGWGLLLIAQAIKPAIASVGLWGSIKALARGYEIIMGLLLFTPIAFLAWFPFVSEFQTRMLFNQAFSRGLQISRILGGHKKDRATRNKE, from the exons ATGGCGTCCTCCTCTGGGGGCCGCAGGATGGCCCCCGGCGGAgattcctcctccgcctccgccgctggcaGGAGGATCCTCCGCACCCAGACCGCTGGCAACCTCGGCGAGTCCATCTTCGACAGCGAGGTCGTCCCATCCTCGCTCGTCGAGATCGCGCCCATCCTGCGGGTGGCCAACGAGGTGGAGGCCAGCAACCCGCGAGTAGCCTACCTCT GCCGCTTCTACGCCTTCGAGAAGGCGCATCGCCTCGACCCGACCTCCAGCGGCCGAGGTGTGCGCCAGTTCAAAACCGCGCTCCTGCAGAGGCTCGAGAGGGAGAACGATCCCACGCTCAAGGGCAGGGTCAAGCAGAGTGACGCCAGAGAAATGCAGAGCTTCTACCAGCACTACTACAAGAAGTACATCCAGGCGCTTCAAAATGCCGCTGataaggccgaccg GGCTCAGCTCACTAAAGCTTATCAAACTGCTGCCGTGCTCTTCGAGGTCCTCAAAGCCGTTAATGTCTCCCAGAAAATCGAAGTTGATCAATCG ATTCTGGAGACGCATAACCAAGTCGAGGAAAAGAAGAAGTTATATCTCCCGTACAATATCCTCCCGCTCGATCCTGACAGCGCCAACCAGGCTATCATGCGCTATCCCGAG ATCCAAGCTGCTTTCCATGCTCTCCGTAACACCAGAGGTCTGCCATGGCCCAAGGAACACGACAAGAAACCCGACGCGGATCTTCTTGGCTGGCTTCAGGCCATGTTTGGATTCCAG AAAGATAATGTATCCAATCAGAGGGAGCATCTCATACTCTTGCTTGCAAACGTTCACATCAGACAGATTCCCAAACCTGACCAACAGCCAAAG TTGGATGACCGAGCACTGGATGCAGTAATGAAGAAGCTATTTAAGAATTACAAGAGATGGTGCAAATATCTTGGCCGCAAAAGCAGCTTATG GTTGCCGACTATCCAACAGGAGGTACAACAACGCAAGCTCCTCTATATGGGCCTTTATCTGCTCATATGGGGCGAGGCGGCTAATCTAAGATTCATGCCGGAGTGTCTTTGCTATATCTATCATCAT ATGGCTTTTGAACTATATGGTATGTTGGCTGGAAATGTGAGCCCGACGACTGGTGAAAATGTTAAACCAGCTTatggtggagaagaagaagccTTCTTGAAGAAAGTTGTAACTCCAATCTACAAAGTTATAGAGAAG GAAGCTGAGAGGAGCAAGACAATAAAATCGAAGCACTCACACTGGAGAAACTACGATGATCTAAATGAGTACTTTTG GTCAAGAGATTGCTTCCGATTGGGGTGGCCTATGAGAGCTGATGCAGATTTTTTCAAGACTCCAAATGATGTTCCTCGCCACCTTGCGAATGGG gaatttgttttttttccctttggCAGTTACCCGTCACTTAGGGTTGCCTATATTGATGAAGTTGAAGAGCCTAGCCAAGACAGAAATAAGAAAATAGAGAAGGTTTACTACTCTGCATTGGTGAAGGCAGCGGTAACAAAGCCTGATGATCCTGGCCAGAAACTTGATCAG GATATATATAGGATAAAGCTTCCAGGGAATGCAATGCTAGGTGAAGGAAAACCAGAAAATCAGAACCATGCCATAATCTTCACACGAGGTGAAGGTCTCCAAACCATTGACATGAATCAG GAACATTATATGGAGGAGACTTTAAAAATGAGGAATTTGTTGCAAGAGTTTCTGAAGAAACATGATGGTGTTAGGTATCCATCAATACTTGGTGTACGAGAACATATCTTCACTGGCAG TGTTTCTTCTCTTGCATGGTTCATGTCAAACCAAGAAACGAGTTTTGTGACTATTGGACAGCGTGTACTGGCTAATCCTTTGAG GGTTCGATTTCATTACGGGCATCCTGATATCTTTGATCGGCTTTTCCACCTCACAAGGGGAGGTGTAAGCAAAGCTTCTAAGATTATCAATCTTAGTGAGGACATATTTGCTG GATTTAATTCAACATTGCGTGAAGGAAATGTTACACATCATGAATACATGCAAGTTGGAAAGGGAAGAGATGTTGGTCTCAATCAGATTTCACTGTTTGAAGCAAAAATAGCAAACGGTAATGGTGAACAGACACTGAGCCGCGACGTCTACCGACTTGGACATCGTTTTGACTTCTTCAGAATGTTGTCATGCTACTATACTACTATTGGATTTTACTTCAGTACAATG ATAACAGTTTGGACGGTGTATGTATTCCTCTATGGGCGCCTTTATCTTGTTCTCAGTGGCCTCGACGAAGCACTAGCCACTGGAAAGCGGTTTATACACAATGAACCTCTCCAGGTTGCTCTAGCTTCACAGTCTTTTGTGCAGCTTGGGTTCTTGATGGCGCTGCCTATGATGATGGAAATTGGTCTAGAGAGAGGATTCAGAACTGCGCTGAGTGACTTTGTACTTATGCAACTGCAACTAGCATCTGTGTTCTTCACATTCTCTCTTGGGACCAAAACTCACTACTACGGAACCACACTGCTACATGGAGGAGCTGAATATAGACCTACCGGGCGTGGATTTGTGGTGTTCCATGCCAAATTTGCTGAGAATTATCGACTGTACTCGCGAAGCCATTTTGTCAAGGGTATCGAGCTGATGATTTTGCTTATTGTGTATGAAATATTTGGGCAGTCATACCGAGGAGCTATTGCGTACATTTTCATCACGTTCTCCATGTGGTTTATGGTTGTCACCTGGCTCTTTGCACCATTTCTGTTTAATCCTTCTGGGTTCGAGTGGCAGAAAATCGTGGATGATTGGACTGACTGGAATAAGTGGATCAGTAACCGTGGGGGTATTGGTGTACCGCCGGAGAAAAGTTGGGAGTCATGGTGGGAAAAGGAGCAGGAGCCTCTTAGACTTTCTGGAAAGCGTGGCATTGTTCTTGAAATAGTGCTCGCATTGCGCTTCTTTATATACCAGTATGGTCTTGTTTATCATCTGAACATCACCAAGCACACAAAGAGCGTTCTG GTTTATTGCCTCTCATGGGTCGTAATCTTTGTGATTTTGCTCGTGATGAAG ACTGTATCAGTTGGGAGGCGGAGATTCAGTGCAGAGTTCCAACTTGTGTTCCGGTTGATCAAGGGGCTGATATTCATAACGTTTATCTCCATCATCATAATCTTGATAGCAATCCCACACATGACAGTTCAAGACATCTTTGTTTGCATCCTTGCGTTCATGCCCACTGGATGGGGTTTGCTTTTG ATTGCGCAGGCTATCAAGCCAGCTATCGCAAGTGTTGGGCTGTGGGGTTCGATCAAGGCGCTTGCCCGAGGCTATGAGATCATCATGGGCCTGCTGCTGTTCACCCCGATAGCATTCCTTGCTTGGTTCCCGTTTGTTTCGGAGTTCCAGACGAGGATGCTGTTCAACCAGGCCTTCAGTAGAGGTCTGCAGATCTCGCGCATCCTAGGCGGGCACAAGAAAGACCGGGCGACGCGGAACAAGGAGTGA
- the LOC120647253 gene encoding outer envelope pore protein 21, chloroplastic-like isoform X3, whose protein sequence is METSLRLRGAGGLRIHAKEKLPLGYNSLIQAHGEMDAGTAGAAAPSYLALFVRQFYPQKKRTGAVEFAWTILDLRKGQDVRLKLGYEFYDKVTKPLIIYAPVVVAQSSFMHNRLHVIQCMGAFQMGCLKINTNKSSVLESHSFSYIQN, encoded by the exons ATGGAGACCTCCCTGCGCctacgcggcgccggcggcctccgcatCCACGCCAAGGAGAAGCTTCCCCTCGGCTACAACTCCCTAATACAG GCTCATGGGGAGATGGACGCTGGCACCGCCGGAGCTGCTGCCCCAAGCTACCTTGCTCTCTTTGTCAGGCAATTCTACCCCCAG AAGAAGAGAACTGGGGCCGTCGAATTCGCCTGGACCATACTTGACTTGAGGAAAGGCCAAGATGTCAGGCTCAAACTTGGCTATGAATTCTATGACAAGGTAACCAAGCCACTCATCATTTATGCCCCGGTTGTGGTTGCACAATCATCTTTTATGCACAACAGACTACATGTAATACAATGCATGGGTGCATTCCAAATGGGGTGCTTAAAGATAAATACGAACAAATCCAGTGTTCTAGAGTCGCATAGTTTTAGTTACATTCAAAATTAG
- the LOC120647303 gene encoding metal tolerance protein C2-like has protein sequence MDTAAAKAAWNANYGIVSSGDRRLAFSRQLSSNSATPRLARSDSSIAMPMPIPVPPPYQGPKPSKKLLRLATASRPMRRLALLLALNVAYSATELAIGLFTGRVGLVSDAFHLTFGCGLLTFSLFAMAASRTKPDNLYTYGYKRLEVLAAFTNAVFLLFLSFSLAVEALHAFMQDESEHKHYLIVSAVTNLLVNLLGVWFFRNYARVNIVYRNAEDMNYHSVCLHVLADSIRSAGLILASWFLSLGIENAEVLCLGIVSVAVFMLVLPLFKATGNILLQIAPGNVPPSAFAKCSRQIIACEDVSEVWQGRFWELVPGQAVGSLSIRVKSGANDRAVLEYAHGLYQDLGIQDLTVQTGLDDS, from the exons atggacaCCGCCGCGGCAAAGGCAGCGTGGAACGCCAACTACGGCATCGTCAGCAGTGGCGACCGCCGCCTCGCCTTCTCCCGCCAGCTCTCCTCCAactccgccacgccgcgcctcgcccgctCCGACTCCTCCATCGCCATGCCCATGCCCATACCCGTACCCCCGCCCTACCAGGGGCCCAAGCCCAGCAAGAAGCTCCTCCGCCTGGCCACGGCCAGCCGCCCCATGCGAcgcctcgccctcctcctcgctctCAACGTCGCCTACTCCGCCACCGAGCTCGCCATCGGCCTATTCACCGGACGCGTTG GCTTAGTTTCAGATGCTTTCCACCTGACATTTGGATGCGGCCTGTTAACTTTCTCATTGTTCGCAATGGCTGCATCTCGAACCAAGCCTGATAACCTCTACACCTATGG CTACAAAAGGTTGGAGGTTCTAGCTGCCTTTACAAATGCC GTGTTTCTATTGTTTCTGTCTTTCTCCTTGGCTGTTGAAGCATTGCATGCATTTATGCAAGATGAATCAGAGCACAA GCATTATCTCATTGTATCTGCTGTCACCAACCTTTTGGTCAACTTACTTGGTGTTTGGTTCTTTCGGAACTATGCTCGTGTTAACATAG TTTACAGGAATGCAGAGGATATGAATTACCACTCGGTTTGTTTGCATGTCTTGGCAGATTCGATACGGAG TGCTGGCTTGATACTAGCTTCTTGGTTTCTTTCATTGGG GATCGAGAATGCTGAAGTTCTGTGCCTGGGGATTGTCTCGGTGGCAGTTTTCATGCTTGTTTTGCCGTTGTTTAAAGCCACTGGTAATATCCTACTACAAATTGCACCTGGCAATGTGCCACCTTCAGCATTTGCGAAGTGTTCCAGACAG ATTATTGCTTGTGAAGATGTTTCCGAAGTATGGCAAGGTCGATTTTGGGAGCTTGTACCTGGTCAGGCTGTTGGATCTCTGTCCATCAGG GTGAAGAGTGGCGCCAATGATCGGGCGGTCCTTGAATACGCGCATGGTCTCTATCAAGATTTGGGCATTCAGGATCTGACCGTCCAAACCGGTTTGGACGACTCGTAG
- the LOC120647293 gene encoding uncharacterized protein LOC120647293: MDPSQMMFPMWGAPPPPPAAMPPPSDDPAVAPNAQPFLPPPNRGWKRKNPAAAAYQPPALGDLQVQNRAKARRWFKKSNNSNPNTARKYFFPKNKNKAAAPRNTTSFIIRAKRAGGIASLVSPCPVTPAVLPTPRLSPSREGLADMAQAQWGVDGYGSMKGLIRLRSSPQPANPNAAASDDDDDGNSSGSDVEEHVEMERRLDHDLSRFEMVYPGRGEDAGGGYVFEDDDEYDQDAHVSRLEEENLTLKERLFLMEQEVGDMRRRLEVLEARFSQCDGVAGGENAVEEAPPGNDAERVHGVSENSSEGDAEGVHLGSDKSEGQTAAMQAPVVSVNTGEHDAVGSEEAGKHNVKEQVAVGSEEAGKHNVKEQVAVGSKKAGETDAEEQGALGGSEKTSKHDAEKQGVLDEHEMEMTDSEKIGEHDIEMVDSALDKKMGEDNGEIRLEPWQ, from the coding sequence ATGGATCCCAGCCAGATGATGTTCCCCATgtggggggcgccgccgccgcctcccgccgccatgCCTCCGCCCTCCGATGACCCCGCCGTCGCTCCCAACGCGCAGCCCTTCCTACCCCCTCCCAACCGCGGCTGGAAGCGCAagaaccccgccgccgccgcctaccagCCCCCGGCCCTCGGCGACCTCCAGGTGCAGAACCGGGCCAAGGCTCGCCGCTGGTTCAAGAAAAGCAACAACAGCAACCCCAACACCGCCCGCAAGTACTTCTTccccaagaacaagaacaaggccgccgcgccgcgcaacACCACCTCCTTCATCATCCGGGCCAAGCGCGCCGGTGGCATTGCCTCCCTCGTCTCTCCGTGCCCCGTCACGCCCGCCGTGCTCCCCACCCCGCGCCTCTCCCCCTCCCGCGAGGGGCTCGCTGACATGGCCCAGGCGCAGTGGGGCGTCGACGGCTACGGCTCCATGAAGGGCCTCATCCGCCTCCGCAGCTCCCCCCAGCCAGCCAACCCCAACGCCGCCGCatccgacgatgatgacgacggcaACTCCAGCGGGAGTGACGTCGAGGAGCACGTTGAGATGGAGCGCCGCCTCGACCATGACCTCAGCCGCTTTGAGATGGTCTACCCTGGGAGAGGGGAGGATGCTGGGGGCGGCTACGTGtttgaggacgacgacgagtatGACCAAGATGCCCATGTGTCTCGCCTCGAGGAGGAGAACCTGACGCTAAAGGAGAGGCTCTTCTTGATGGAGCAGGAGGTAGGTGACATGAGGCGCCGCCTGGAGGTGCTTGAGGCGCGGTTTTCACAATGCGATGGCGTTGCGGGTGGCGAGAATGCAGTGGAAGAAGCTCCTCCTGGGAATGATGCAGAGAGGGTCCATGGGGTGTCAGAGAATAGCAGTGAGGGTGATGCAGAGGGGGTTCATCTGGGATCTGACAAGAGCGAAGGGCAAACTGCAGCGATGCAGGCTCCTGTGGTATCAGTGAACACTGGTGAGCATGATGCTGTGGGTTCGGAAGAGGCTGGCAAGCACAATGTGAAGGAGCAGGTTGCTGTGGGTTCGGAAGAGGCTGGCAAGCACAATGTGAAGGAGCAGGTCGCTGTGGGTTCAAAGAAGGCTGGTGAAACAGATGCAGAGGAGCAGGGTGCTTTGGGTGGTTCGGAGAAGACCAGCAAGCACGATGCAGAGAAGCAGGGTGTTTTGGATGAACACGAGATGGAGATGACTGATTCAGAGAAGATAGGCGAACATGATATAGAGATGGTTGATTCTGCGTTAGACAAGAAGATGGGTGAGGACAACGGTGAGATTAGGCTCGAGCCGTGGCAGTGA
- the LOC120647253 gene encoding outer envelope pore protein 21, chloroplastic-like isoform X4, translating to METSLRLRGAGGLRIHAKEKLPLGYNSLIQAHGEMDAGTAGAAAPSYLALFVRQFYPQKKRTGAVEFAWTILDLRKGQDVRLKLGYEFYDKVPYLQLRENNWTVNAYMDGKWDVRFDM from the exons ATGGAGACCTCCCTGCGCctacgcggcgccggcggcctccgcatCCACGCCAAGGAGAAGCTTCCCCTCGGCTACAACTCCCTAATACAG GCTCATGGGGAGATGGACGCTGGCACCGCCGGAGCTGCTGCCCCAAGCTACCTTGCTCTCTTTGTCAGGCAATTCTACCCCCAG AAGAAGAGAACTGGGGCCGTCGAATTCGCCTGGACCATACTTGACTTGAGGAAAGGCCAAGATGTCAGGCTCAAACTTGGCTATGAATTCTATGACAAG GTGCCTTATCTCCAGCTTAGAGAAAACAATTGGACAGTGAATGCTTATATGGATGGGAAATGGGATGTTAGATTTGATATGTGA
- the LOC120647253 gene encoding outer envelope pore protein 21, chloroplastic-like isoform X2, whose translation METSLRLRGAGGLRIHAKEKLPLGYNSLIQAHGEMDAGTAGAAAPSYLALFVRQFYPQLSANVGVGVHLHKGDGLTYNLRAKKALPFTSTGLLGLNLKARLLTDTEFKPKKRTGAVEFAWTILDLRKGQDVRLKLGYEFYDKVPYLQLRENNWTVNAYMDGKWDVRFDM comes from the exons ATGGAGACCTCCCTGCGCctacgcggcgccggcggcctccgcatCCACGCCAAGGAGAAGCTTCCCCTCGGCTACAACTCCCTAATACAG GCTCATGGGGAGATGGACGCTGGCACCGCCGGAGCTGCTGCCCCAAGCTACCTTGCTCTCTTTGTCAGGCAATTCTACCCCCAG CTCTCAGCCAACGTCGGAGTTGGCGTCCACTTGCACAAAGGCGATGGCCTCACCTACAACCTTCGCGCCAAGAAGGCCCTCCCCTTCACATCCACTGGCTTGCTAGGACTCAACCTCAAGGCCCGCCTGCTTACCGACACCGAGTTCAAGCCG AAGAAGAGAACTGGGGCCGTCGAATTCGCCTGGACCATACTTGACTTGAGGAAAGGCCAAGATGTCAGGCTCAAACTTGGCTATGAATTCTATGACAAG GTGCCTTATCTCCAGCTTAGAGAAAACAATTGGACAGTGAATGCTTATATGGATGGGAAATGGGATGTTAGATTTGATATGTGA